Proteins encoded by one window of Candidatus Zixiibacteriota bacterium:
- a CDS encoding 23S rRNA (pseudouridine(1915)-N(3))-methyltransferase RlmH, with product MLNITVLAVGRDKDRWVSEAVAHYEKLLARWCRLAWRIVPSPKHSAALSPEEIRRAESARLRAALGPGYIAALAASGRTVDSPAFARLLERWHTVSGSNLTFVIGGPHGLDRDLLSRADTVLSLSPLTFSHQLVRLILLEQLYRAFSILHGTDYHK from the coding sequence GTGCTTAACATCACCGTTCTTGCCGTCGGCAGGGACAAGGACCGCTGGGTATCGGAGGCGGTCGCGCACTACGAGAAACTTCTTGCCCGCTGGTGCCGTCTCGCCTGGCGCATCGTGCCGTCGCCGAAGCATTCGGCCGCGCTCTCTCCCGAGGAGATCCGCCGGGCGGAGTCGGCGCGCCTGCGGGCGGCGCTCGGTCCCGGGTACATCGCGGCCCTCGCGGCCTCCGGCCGGACGGTCGACAGCCCGGCTTTCGCCCGGCTCCTCGAGCGCTGGCACACGGTGTCGGGGAGCAACCTCACTTTCGTCATCGGCGGTCCCCACGGTCTCGACCGGGACCTGCTCTCTCGCGCCGACACGGTTCTCTCCCTCTCCCCGCTCACTTTTTCGCACCAGCTCGTGCGGCTCATCCTGCTGGAGCAGCTCTACCGAGCCTTCTCCATTCTCCACGGGACCGACTACCACAAGTAG
- a CDS encoding secondary thiamine-phosphate synthase enzyme YjbQ, whose translation MIDVTAQVRRAVRESGVASGIAVCFVPHTTAAVTINENADPDVARDILYKLDKEIPAADGYRHAEGNSDAHVKSTLVGVSAHVLIEGGDLVLGAWQGIYFCEFDGPRRRHLIVRVMSGA comes from the coding sequence ATGATCGACGTCACCGCGCAGGTCCGCCGCGCCGTCCGGGAATCGGGCGTCGCCTCGGGCATCGCCGTCTGCTTCGTGCCGCACACGACCGCGGCGGTCACCATCAACGAGAACGCCGACCCCGACGTGGCCCGCGACATTCTCTACAAGCTGGACAAGGAGATCCCGGCGGCCGACGGCTACCGCCACGCCGAGGGGAATTCCGACGCCCACGTCAAGAGCACGCTGGTCGGGGTCTCGGCGCACGTGCTGATCGAGGGCGGCGACCTGGTCCTCGGCGCCTGGCAGGGAATCTACTTCTGCGAGTTCGACGGCCCCCGCCGCCGCCACCTTATCGTCAGAGTGATGTCCGGTGCTTAA
- the smc gene encoding chromosome segregation protein SMC encodes MYLKKLDILGFKSFANKTTVHFSHGITAVVGPNGCGKTNILDSLRWVLGEQKTSLLRGAKMEEVIFNGTAEVKPMGMAEVSLTVVNDRGILPTEYSEVQITRRLFRSGESEYLLNRVPCRLRDIQELFYDTGVGAHSYSVIQQDMIDAVISDKAEERRFLFEEAAGITKYKQRKRIALRKLEATENDLLRLKDIYAEVQTQVRSLKRQYRKAERYQQELDQVKAWELYLGARRVRAIEAEKRELRAVLDELADGMTRGQTTVDRLSADIESERRRQTELEHHLVEIGAAVYEVTERAHALEKEISVLTEKRHSARALVERNERELAAMRERAAVLDRQQSEATALGERQRAEFEDTARQVADAENAQAEADRNLLAARASRETENRSLLELEGKLSSGKAEEDTLREQEQELAALLEDFRGQMESHRGEAQTAADQLAAARQKLADVTARKASAEQALADLTVRLESLLDLSGELAEELSSLAASLEAGQARKHLLEDMILQFDGYKSGVVAVLEEADRWEGVLGTVADRFVPQDGLEIAAEAALGDMAGYLICDRRETAERIIDHLRAESRGRIGILVPDTGMLNPVTRRPDLSAYPQFIGWLDQFISTADNLRPLMEAVLARTAVFAAGQDPAPILERLPFGFQAVSTDGRVYAKNIIAGGSDDAFPLFRRKEKVAEQQREIDELQARQADTHRRKNEVTAQIAAARAESGSLARGIEDIAEEMEAARAAIAEIEFRQRTLQADLERMDRERRQAGDKLERIRHRQYSLGLDHSRLAGQKDSLVSTMTATDERLADLERAAVLAADRVSRLQVAAVEARSRIEQTESRRTHVAELLDEIARATAEKTEEIGRAEQEISDSARRINELEAALRETFAERTRVTDQQAALRAEQAEIMDRLTGCEKQLKELRAERESLSDRRHEKEMRLNTLESEARAIGDRVREDYGVDVAAIEAPKPDPAVDDQDAVHILAEQKERLKEFGAVNLLALEEYKTAAEREKFLGEQLTDLTTARNDLQTTINKINQTARKLFHDTFEQVRGNFRKLFVELFSGGEADIRMIDPDDPLESDIDITARPRGKKLLSITMMSGGERALTAISLLFSLYMVKPSPFCILDEIDAPLDDANCRRFLRIIDTFSAQTQFIIITHNKITMAAADNLYGVTMGQPGISQLVAVRFSSDDAGTTTVDTERPIEIGARAGAGEPEPPRPRPSTKDREPEPEFELPQVIRDRLQQPAAPDAESDNAS; translated from the coding sequence GTGTATCTCAAGAAACTTGATATCCTCGGCTTCAAATCGTTCGCCAACAAAACTACAGTCCACTTTTCCCACGGCATCACGGCCGTCGTCGGGCCCAACGGCTGCGGCAAGACCAACATTCTCGACTCGCTGCGCTGGGTCCTTGGCGAACAGAAAACCTCCCTCCTCCGAGGCGCCAAGATGGAGGAGGTCATATTCAACGGCACGGCCGAGGTCAAGCCGATGGGCATGGCCGAGGTCTCGCTCACGGTTGTCAACGACCGCGGCATTCTCCCGACCGAGTATTCCGAGGTTCAGATCACGCGCCGCCTCTTCCGCAGCGGGGAATCGGAATACCTCCTCAACCGCGTTCCCTGCCGCCTCCGGGACATCCAGGAGCTCTTCTACGACACCGGCGTGGGGGCCCACTCCTACTCAGTCATCCAGCAGGACATGATCGATGCCGTCATTTCCGACAAAGCCGAGGAGCGCCGTTTCCTCTTCGAGGAGGCGGCCGGCATCACCAAGTACAAACAGCGCAAGCGCATAGCGCTGCGGAAGCTCGAGGCCACCGAGAACGACCTCCTGCGCCTCAAGGACATCTACGCCGAGGTCCAGACCCAGGTTCGCTCGCTCAAGCGCCAGTACCGCAAGGCCGAGCGCTACCAGCAGGAGCTCGACCAGGTGAAGGCCTGGGAGTTGTATCTCGGCGCCCGCCGCGTCCGGGCGATCGAGGCGGAGAAGCGCGAGCTGCGCGCCGTCCTCGATGAACTCGCCGACGGCATGACCCGGGGCCAGACGACGGTCGACCGCCTCTCGGCCGACATCGAATCCGAGCGCCGGCGGCAGACCGAGCTGGAGCACCACCTGGTGGAGATCGGCGCCGCGGTCTACGAGGTGACCGAACGCGCCCACGCTCTGGAAAAGGAAATCTCCGTTCTGACCGAGAAGCGCCACAGCGCGCGCGCCCTCGTCGAGCGCAACGAGCGCGAGCTGGCGGCCATGCGCGAGCGGGCCGCGGTTCTCGACCGGCAGCAGTCCGAGGCCACCGCCCTGGGCGAGCGGCAGCGCGCCGAGTTCGAGGACACCGCCCGGCAGGTGGCCGACGCCGAGAACGCCCAGGCGGAGGCCGACCGCAACCTCCTGGCCGCCCGCGCCTCGCGCGAAACCGAGAACCGCAGCCTCCTCGAACTCGAGGGCAAGCTCTCCTCGGGCAAAGCCGAGGAAGACACCCTCCGCGAACAGGAGCAGGAACTGGCCGCGCTTCTGGAGGACTTCCGCGGACAAATGGAGAGCCATCGCGGCGAGGCGCAGACGGCAGCCGATCAACTCGCCGCGGCCCGGCAGAAGCTCGCCGACGTGACGGCGCGCAAGGCCTCGGCCGAGCAGGCGCTCGCCGATCTCACGGTTCGGCTCGAATCCCTCCTTGACCTCAGCGGCGAACTGGCCGAGGAGCTCTCCTCGCTGGCCGCCTCGCTCGAGGCCGGCCAGGCGCGCAAGCATCTCCTTGAGGACATGATCCTGCAATTCGACGGGTACAAGTCGGGCGTGGTCGCCGTGCTCGAGGAGGCGGACCGCTGGGAGGGCGTCCTCGGCACGGTCGCCGACCGCTTCGTACCGCAGGACGGTCTGGAGATCGCGGCCGAGGCGGCCCTCGGCGACATGGCGGGGTACCTGATCTGCGACCGCCGCGAGACGGCCGAGCGGATCATCGACCACCTCCGCGCCGAGAGCCGGGGCCGCATCGGCATCCTCGTGCCTGATACCGGCATGCTCAATCCGGTCACGCGCCGGCCCGACCTCTCGGCCTACCCGCAGTTCATCGGCTGGCTCGACCAGTTCATCTCGACAGCCGACAACCTGCGCCCGCTCATGGAGGCCGTTCTCGCCCGCACCGCGGTATTCGCCGCCGGCCAGGACCCGGCGCCCATTCTCGAACGCCTCCCCTTCGGCTTCCAGGCGGTGTCCACGGACGGCCGGGTGTATGCCAAGAACATCATCGCCGGCGGCTCCGATGACGCTTTTCCGCTGTTCCGGCGCAAGGAGAAGGTGGCCGAGCAGCAGCGGGAGATCGACGAGCTCCAGGCCCGGCAGGCTGACACCCACCGCCGCAAGAACGAGGTGACGGCGCAGATCGCCGCCGCCCGGGCCGAGTCGGGATCGCTCGCCCGGGGGATCGAGGATATCGCCGAAGAAATGGAAGCGGCCCGCGCCGCCATCGCCGAAATCGAGTTCCGTCAGCGCACGCTGCAGGCCGATCTCGAGCGCATGGACCGCGAGCGCCGCCAGGCCGGCGACAAGCTCGAACGCATCCGCCACCGGCAGTACAGCCTCGGCCTCGATCACAGCCGCCTGGCGGGTCAGAAGGACAGCCTGGTGAGCACGATGACGGCTACCGACGAGCGTCTGGCCGACCTCGAGCGTGCCGCCGTGCTGGCCGCCGATCGGGTCTCCCGCCTGCAGGTCGCGGCGGTCGAGGCCCGCAGCCGCATCGAGCAGACCGAAAGCCGCCGGACCCACGTCGCGGAGTTGCTCGATGAGATCGCCCGCGCCACGGCCGAGAAGACCGAGGAGATCGGCCGCGCCGAACAGGAGATTTCCGACAGCGCCCGGCGCATCAATGAGCTCGAGGCCGCGCTCCGCGAGACATTCGCGGAACGCACCCGCGTCACCGATCAGCAGGCGGCCCTCCGCGCCGAGCAGGCCGAGATTATGGACCGGCTCACCGGCTGCGAGAAACAGCTCAAGGAACTCCGCGCCGAACGGGAATCCCTCTCCGACCGCCGCCACGAAAAGGAGATGCGCCTGAACACGCTGGAGTCGGAGGCCCGCGCCATCGGCGACCGCGTCCGCGAGGACTACGGAGTCGACGTCGCCGCGATCGAGGCGCCCAAGCCCGACCCGGCCGTCGACGATCAGGATGCCGTCCACATCCTCGCCGAGCAGAAAGAGCGCCTCAAAGAGTTCGGCGCGGTCAACCTCCTGGCTCTCGAAGAATACAAGACGGCCGCCGAGCGGGAGAAATTCCTCGGCGAGCAGCTCACCGACCTCACGACCGCCCGCAACGACCTGCAGACGACGATCAACAAGATCAACCAGACGGCCCGCAAGCTCTTCCACGACACCTTCGAACAGGTGCGCGGCAACTTCCGCAAGCTCTTTGTCGAGCTCTTCTCGGGCGGCGAGGCCGACATCCGCATGATCGATCCCGACGATCCGCTGGAGAGCGACATCGACATCACGGCCCGCCCGCGGGGCAAGAAACTCCTTTCGATCACGATGATGTCGGGCGGCGAGCGGGCCCTCACCGCCATCTCCCTCCTCTTCTCGCTCTACATGGTCAAACCCTCGCCGTTCTGCATTCTCGATGAGATCGACGCGCCGCTCGACGATGCCAACTGCCGGCGCTTCCTCCGCATCATCGACACTTTCTCCGCGCAGACGCAGTTCATCATCATCACCCACAACAAGATCACGATGGCGGCGGCGGACAATCTCTACGGCGTGACCATGGGACAACCCGGCATCTCGCAGCTCGTCGCCGTTCGCTTCAGTTCCGACGACGCGGGCACTACGACGGTCGACACCGAGCGGCCGATCGAGATCGGGGCGCGCGCAGGCGCCGGGGAACCGGAACCGCCGCGCCCGCGCCCGTCCACAAAGGACCGGGAGCCGGAACCGGAATTCGAGCTGCCCCAGGTGATCCGCGACCGCCTCCAACAACCGGCGGCTCCGGACGCCGAATCCGATAACGCGAGTTGA
- the pyrE gene encoding orotate phosphoribosyltransferase — protein sequence MSQDDVVNLFKESGALLTGHFKLTSGRHSDVYYEKFTLLKQPALCTRLCARMADTLRTTGVRTIVGPTTGGIILAYDVARYLGVEAIYAEAADDGKGRVFKRGFHLEPGQKVAIVDDVLTTGTSVDEVIALVRRYGAEIVGLRLMLDRSNGKVRFDYPFAALATVAAESWDPAECPLCAKAMPLTQRGSRKF from the coding sequence ATGAGCCAGGATGACGTGGTGAACCTGTTCAAGGAGTCCGGGGCGCTTCTGACCGGGCATTTCAAGCTGACCTCGGGACGGCACTCGGACGTGTACTATGAAAAGTTCACGCTGCTCAAACAACCCGCGCTCTGCACCAGGCTGTGCGCGCGCATGGCCGACACGCTCCGTACCACGGGTGTCCGGACGATTGTCGGGCCGACGACCGGGGGGATCATCCTGGCCTACGATGTCGCGCGGTACCTCGGCGTGGAAGCGATCTACGCGGAGGCGGCGGACGACGGCAAGGGGCGGGTGTTCAAGCGGGGGTTTCACCTCGAGCCGGGGCAGAAGGTGGCGATTGTCGATGACGTGCTGACGACCGGAACGTCGGTGGACGAGGTGATCGCCCTGGTCCGCCGGTACGGCGCCGAGATCGTCGGGCTGCGGCTCATGCTCGATCGGTCGAACGGGAAGGTCAGGTTTGACTATCCGTTCGCCGCGCTGGCGACCGTGGCGGCCGAGAGCTGGGATCCGGCGGAGTGCCCCCTGTGCGCGAAAGCGATGCCGCTGACCCAGCGGGGCAGCCGGAAGTTCTGA
- the ftsY gene encoding signal recognition particle-docking protein FtsY, which yields MALFNPLDKLKNSLARTKDKLLGRLSEVVRRRAIDDDLLEDIEEILVQADVGLPATERLIARVKEAARERRLTEGDQIIDLLKEEIVAILSRTGRPLFPPGEPRPAVWLIVGVNGVGKTTTIGKLATLFSREGKKVSIAACDTFRAAAIDQISIWAERSRVALIRPQEGSDPAAVAFDAARAAHARGLDLLLVDTAGRLHTKSNLMEELKKIRRVIAKAAPEAAISTRLILDGSTGQNALSQVRVFTDAVGCDGLIVTKLDGTAKGGVMIAVAQELNVPVDFIGLGEGIDDIQRFNPREYTEALFADEPAKR from the coding sequence ATGGCCTTGTTCAATCCGCTCGACAAGCTCAAGAATTCGCTGGCCCGCACCAAGGACAAGCTCCTCGGCCGGCTCAGCGAGGTTGTTCGCCGGCGCGCCATCGACGACGATCTCCTTGAGGACATTGAGGAGATCCTCGTCCAGGCCGATGTTGGCCTGCCCGCCACCGAACGCCTCATTGCCCGCGTGAAAGAGGCCGCGCGGGAGCGGCGGCTCACCGAGGGGGACCAGATTATCGACCTGCTCAAGGAGGAGATCGTCGCGATCCTCTCCCGCACCGGCCGCCCGCTGTTTCCCCCGGGCGAACCCCGGCCGGCCGTTTGGCTCATCGTGGGCGTCAACGGCGTCGGCAAGACCACCACTATCGGAAAACTGGCCACGCTTTTCTCGCGCGAGGGGAAGAAGGTCAGCATCGCCGCCTGCGACACGTTCCGCGCGGCCGCAATCGACCAGATTTCGATCTGGGCGGAGCGCAGCCGCGTGGCCCTCATCCGCCCGCAGGAGGGCTCCGATCCGGCGGCGGTGGCTTTCGACGCGGCCCGGGCCGCCCATGCCCGCGGGCTGGACCTCCTGCTTGTCGACACCGCCGGCCGTCTGCACACGAAGTCCAACCTGATGGAGGAGCTGAAGAAGATCCGGCGCGTGATCGCCAAGGCCGCCCCCGAGGCCGCGATCTCCACCCGCCTCATCCTCGACGGTTCCACCGGCCAAAACGCCCTGTCGCAGGTCAGGGTCTTTACCGACGCGGTCGGCTGCGACGGCCTCATTGTCACCAAGCTCGACGGCACCGCCAAAGGAGGCGTGATGATCGCCGTCGCCCAGGAACTCAACGTCCCCGTCGATTTCATCGGCCTCGGCGAGGGGATCGACGACATCCAGCGGTTCAACCCGCGCGAGTACACGGAGGCCCTCTTTGCCGACGAGCCGGCTAAGCGTTGA